A window from Staphylococcus succinus encodes these proteins:
- a CDS encoding prepilin peptidase, which produces MFSYLYQLCHVQSFKLNYLLLRSRCDYCHQQLKFINMIPILSYMMQRGKTRCCNHKLSCFYIIGELLALLPTIIHTYMALNVNYATFLLIYLFLLVFSIYDIQTLTLPVHVIIIFIFCGIFITHGNLYTFLYITILLHIFYFIFYQAIGYGDILLFSILSYLLPYTMFVLTILMTFLIAGLFALVGMMVFHQAKRKIPLVPFIFIAFNFLIIFNEPLI; this is translated from the coding sequence TTGTTTAGTTACCTTTACCAATTATGTCACGTGCAATCATTTAAGTTAAACTATTTATTATTAAGGTCTCGTTGTGATTATTGTCATCAGCAACTCAAATTTATAAATATGATACCTATCTTAAGTTACATGATGCAAAGGGGAAAAACGCGATGTTGTAATCATAAATTAAGTTGTTTTTATATTATTGGAGAGTTATTGGCACTTCTTCCCACAATTATACATACATATATGGCCCTGAATGTAAATTATGCTACGTTCTTACTGATATATTTATTTCTTCTGGTTTTTTCTATTTATGATATTCAAACTTTGACTTTACCGGTACACGTTATTATTATTTTCATTTTTTGTGGCATATTTATTACACATGGAAATCTTTATACATTCCTCTATATAACGATATTACTTCACATATTTTACTTTATTTTTTATCAAGCTATAGGATATGGAGATATCTTACTATTTTCAATATTATCGTATCTATTACCGTATACTATGTTTGTATTAACAATATTGATGACTTTTCTTATAGCAGGGTTATTTGCTTTGGTTGGTATGATGGTGTTCCATCAAGCTAAACGTAAAATACCACTTGTCCCTTTTATATTTATTGCTTTTAATTTTTTAATTATTTTCAATGAACCATTAATATAG
- a CDS encoding bifunctional folylpolyglutamate synthase/dihydrofolate synthase — protein MNYLDSLYWIHERTKFGIKPGVKRMEWMLEQLNNPQFNINGIHVGGTNGKGSTVAYLRSALVDNGYEVGTFTSPFIETFNERISLNGVPISDDDIVELVQKVKPVSEALELETELGTATEFEIITTMMFLYFGELHPVDFVVVEAGLGIRNDSTNVFKPILSILTSIGLDHTEILGDSYVDIAKDKGAIVKPDTPVIYAVKNEEALKIIRGFVEQQNAEGIELERDISIVSEGEEFTYRYKDYELETLLLNMLGEHQKENAALAITALIELNESGIVDLDFNKMIDGIESVSWTGRIERVKEQPLMIVDGAHNNESVEALISTLKGYYHVEQLDILFAATKGKPVNVMADQLKTIASTFYITDFDFHKALTKEEIFDEVRFDHKELVDDYVKFIEDYQGKGLIITGSLYFISEVKAKIKF, from the coding sequence ATGAATTACCTAGATAGCTTATATTGGATACACGAAAGAACTAAATTTGGCATTAAACCTGGCGTGAAACGTATGGAATGGATGCTTGAACAACTGAACAATCCTCAATTTAATATAAATGGTATTCATGTTGGTGGAACCAATGGGAAAGGATCTACTGTTGCATATCTTAGATCAGCTTTAGTTGATAATGGGTATGAAGTTGGAACTTTTACTTCACCATTTATTGAAACATTTAATGAACGGATTAGTTTAAATGGCGTTCCAATTAGTGATGATGATATTGTTGAATTAGTTCAAAAGGTAAAACCAGTGAGCGAAGCATTAGAATTAGAAACAGAACTTGGAACAGCAACAGAATTTGAGATTATAACCACAATGATGTTTTTATACTTTGGAGAATTGCACCCAGTAGATTTCGTAGTTGTTGAAGCGGGATTAGGTATAAGAAATGATTCAACAAATGTGTTCAAACCGATATTGTCTATTTTAACAAGCATCGGTTTAGATCACACTGAGATTTTAGGAGACAGTTATGTTGATATTGCTAAAGATAAAGGCGCAATCGTCAAACCTGATACGCCTGTAATTTATGCAGTCAAAAACGAAGAAGCACTTAAAATTATTCGTGGTTTTGTTGAACAACAAAACGCAGAAGGTATCGAACTTGAACGAGACATTAGTATTGTTTCTGAAGGTGAAGAATTTACGTACCGCTATAAAGATTACGAATTAGAAACGCTATTACTTAATATGTTAGGTGAACACCAAAAAGAAAATGCTGCTTTAGCAATAACAGCGCTTATTGAATTAAATGAGTCCGGTATTGTGGATTTAGACTTTAATAAAATGATAGATGGTATTGAATCTGTAAGTTGGACTGGTAGAATTGAACGTGTCAAAGAACAGCCACTAATGATTGTGGATGGTGCACATAACAATGAGAGTGTTGAAGCATTAATCAGTACTTTAAAAGGTTATTATCATGTAGAACAATTAGATATTTTGTTTGCTGCTACTAAAGGTAAACCAGTTAATGTAATGGCGGATCAACTAAAAACAATCGCTTCAACGTTTTATATAACTGATTTTGATTTTCATAAAGCTTTAACAAAAGAAGAAATATTTGATGAAGTACGTTTTGACCATAAAGAATTGGTTGATGATTATGTTAAATTCATTGAGGATTATCAAGGTAAAGGACTGATCATTACTGGGAGTCTTTACTTTATAAGTGAAGTTAAAGCTAAGATAAAATTTTAA